One genomic segment of Acomys russatus chromosome 6, mAcoRus1.1, whole genome shotgun sequence includes these proteins:
- the LOC127190695 gene encoding cytochrome b-c1 complex subunit 10 yields MLTRFLGPRYRELAKNWIPTASMWGTVGAVGLVWATDWRLILDWVPYINGKFKNEN; encoded by the coding sequence ATGCTGACCAGGTTTCTAGGCCCGCGCTACCGGGAACTGGCCAAGAACTGGATCCCCACAGCCAGCATGTGGGGCACTGTGGGTGCCGTGGGGCTGGTGTGGGCCACGGACTGGCGGCTCATCCTGGACTGGGTGCCCTACATCAACGGCAAGTTTAAGAATGAGAATTAG
- the Pfdn2 gene encoding prefoldin subunit 2 isoform X2 — MELNEHSLVIDTLKEVDETRKCYRMVGGVLVERTVKEVLPALEGNKEQIQKLIEALSQQLQAKGKELNEFREKHNIRLMGEDEKPAAKENSEGAGAKSSSAGVLVS, encoded by the exons ATGGAACTGAATGAGCACAG CCTAGTGATCGACACTCTGAAGGAAGTGGATGAAACCCGCAAGTGCTACCGCATGGTTGGAGGTGTGCTGGTAGAGAGGACTGTCAAAGAGGTGCTGCCCGCCTTGGAGGGTAACAAGGAACAG ATACAGAAGCTCATTGAGGCACTGTCACAGCAGCTTCAGGCAAAGGGGAAAGAACTCAATGAATTCCGGGAAAAGCACAACATTCGTCTTATGGGGGAAGATGAGAAGCCAGCAGCCAAGGAAAACTCAGAAGGGGCTGGGGCTAAGTCCAGCTCAGCAGGGGTGCTGGTCTCTTAG
- the Klhdc9 gene encoding kelch domain-containing protein 9, with protein sequence MTGVESPGRVRSAWTWRPVARDVLLARAFHSCTELQGRFYLVGGLLEGGARMPSSETVVFDPAGGQALRLPARGGLLRSHHDAALVGGRWLCVVGGWDGSRRLATVTALDTESGVWEVWTANPDSCPPVGLSSHTCTRLSDRELRVSGREGGIRTQRRYGSIYTLKLDHSTRTYCYKEEGYHTASRSGHCAALLPTPGPHPGYRLLLFGGCTSVEPEVAGQWSHGKIKEQPLVAPRLTEQLARLVSSGQGLQQGPQGLRHHSCSVVGPFAVLFGGETLTRARDTICNDLYIYDTRKSPPQWFHFPCADRGLKRMGHRTCLWNDQLYLLGGLGEDGRTASPQVCILELLI encoded by the exons ATGACTGGGGTGGAGTCCCCCGGTCGAGTAAGGTCGGCATGGACCTGGAGGCCAGTGGCGAGGGACGTGCTTCTGGCTCGTGCCTTCCATTCATGCACGGAACTGCAGGGACGGTTCTATCTGGTAGGGGGTCTCCTAGAAGGCGGTGCAAGAATGCCCAGCAGCGAAACGGTGGTCTTCGACCCAGCTGGGGGCCAAGCATTGCGACTGCCAGCCCGGGGCGGTCTCCTTCGCAGTCACCACGACGCGGCACTGGTGGGAGGACGTTGGCTGTGCGTGGTGGGTGGCTGGGACGGGTCACGTCGCTTAGCCACGGTGACCGCGCTGGACACTGAGAGTGGAGTGTGGGAGGTATGGACTGCGAACCCTGACAGCTGCCCTCCTGTTGGCCTCAGCAGTCACACCTGCACTCGCCTCTCCGATCGAGAGCTGCGGGTGTCTGGCAGGGAGGGTGGTATCCGCACTCAGCGACGCTACGGAAGCATCTACACCTTAAAGTTGGACCACAGCACCCGAACTTACTG CTACAAGGAAGAAGGCTACCACACGGCCTCACGATCAGGTCACTGTGCTGCCCTGCTGCCAACTCCTGGACCCCACCCGGGGTATCGGCTACTGCTCTTTGGGGGCTGCACCTCAGTTGAACCAGAGGTGGCAGGGCAATGGAGCCACGGGAAAATTAAG GAGCAGCCACTTGTTGCCCCTCGTTTAACGGAACAGCTCGCAAGGCTTGTGAGCAGCGGGCAGGGGCTGCAGCAGGGACCCCAGGGCCTGCGGCACCATTCCTGTTCAGTGGTGGGACCCTTCGCTGTACTGTTTGGTGGAGAGACTCTGACCAGGGCTCGAGACACGATCTGCAATGACCTCTACATCTATGACACAC GCAAGTCTCCGCCCCAGTGGTTCCACTTCCCCTGTGCAGACCGTGGACTGAAGCGCATGGGCCATCGCACTTGCCTTTGGAATGACCAGCTTTATCTGCTCGGGGGTCTTGGTGAGGACGGCAGGACAGCTAGCCCACAGGTTTGCATCCTTGAGCTCCTCATCTGA
- the Pfdn2 gene encoding prefoldin subunit 2 isoform X1, producing the protein MGMRRPESLQVAKMADSSGRVGKSSGSGTGKGAVSAEQVIAGFNRLRQEQRGLAAKAAELEMELNEHSLVIDTLKEVDETRKCYRMVGGVLVERTVKEVLPALEGNKEQIQKLIEALSQQLQAKGKELNEFREKHNIRLMGEDEKPAAKENSEGAGAKSSSAGVLVS; encoded by the exons ATGGGAATGCGCAGGCCGGAAAGCTTGCAGGTGGCGAAAATGGCGGACAGCAGCGGTCGTGTGGGCAAGAGCAGCGGGAGCGGCACGGGGAAGGGGGCGGTGTCGGCCGAACAG GTAATTGCTGGCTTTAATCGCCTTCGGCAGGAACAGAGGGGCTTGGCAGCCAAAGCAGCTGAGCTGGAGATGGAACTGAATGAGCACAG CCTAGTGATCGACACTCTGAAGGAAGTGGATGAAACCCGCAAGTGCTACCGCATGGTTGGAGGTGTGCTGGTAGAGAGGACTGTCAAAGAGGTGCTGCCCGCCTTGGAGGGTAACAAGGAACAG ATACAGAAGCTCATTGAGGCACTGTCACAGCAGCTTCAGGCAAAGGGGAAAGAACTCAATGAATTCCGGGAAAAGCACAACATTCGTCTTATGGGGGAAGATGAGAAGCCAGCAGCCAAGGAAAACTCAGAAGGGGCTGGGGCTAAGTCCAGCTCAGCAGGGGTGCTGGTCTCTTAG
- the Nit1 gene encoding deaminated glutathione amidase produces MAESSSTSWELPLVAVCQVTSTPNKQENFKTCAELVLEAARLGACLAFLPEAFDFIARNPAETLLLSEPLDGDLLGRYSQLARECGIWLSLGGFHERGQDWEQTKKIYNCHVLLNNKGLVVASYRKTHLCDVEIPGQGPMRESNSTMPGKALEPPVSTPAGKIGLAICYDMRFPELSLKLAQAGAEILTYPSAFGSVTGPAHWEVLLRARAIESQCYVIAAAQCGRHHETRASYGHSMVVDPWGTVVARCSEGPGLCLARIDLHFLQQMRQHLPVFQHRRPDLYGNLGLPLS; encoded by the exons ATGGCGGAGTCCTCATCAACTTCCTGGGAGCTGCCCCTGGTGGCTGTGTGCCAAGTAACATCAACACCAAACAAGCAGGAGAACTTTAAAACATGTGCTGAGCTGGTTCTAGAAGCTGCCAGACTGGGTGCTTGCCTGGCTTTTCTGCCTGAGGCATTTGACTTTATTGCCCGAAATCCTGCCGAGACTCTATTGCTGTCAGAACCATTGGATGGGGACCTTTTGGGACGATATAGCCAGCTTGCCAG GGAATGTGGAATCTGGCTGTCCTTGGGTGGTTTCCATGAGCGTGGCCAAGACTGGGAGCAGACAAAGAAAATCTACAATTGTCATGTGCTTCTGAACAACAAAG GATTAGTAGTGGCCAGTTACAGGAAGACACATCTATGCGATGTAGAGATCCCAGGTCAGGGGCCTATGAGAGAAAGCAACTCTACCATGCCTGGAAAGGCTCTTGAGCCACCCGTCAGCACACCGGCAGGCAAG ATCGGTCTAGCCATCTGTTACGACATGCGGTTCCCTGAACTCTCTCTGAAATTGGCTCAAGCTGGGGCAGAAATACTTACTTACCCTTCAGCCTTTGGATCTGTTACAGGCCCAGCCCATTGGGAG GTGTTGCTGCGGGCCCGGGCCATCGAATCTCAGTGCTATGTGATAGCGGCAGCACAGTGTGGACGGCACCACGAGACAAGAGCAAGTTACGGCCACAGCATGGTTGTAGACCCCTGGGGTACAGTGGTGGCCCGCTGCTCTGAAGGGCCAGGCCTCTGCCTTGCCCGGATTGATCTCCACTTTCTGCAGCAGATGCGCCAACACCTGCCAGTGTTCCAGCATCGCAGACCTGACCTCTATGGCAATCTGGGTCTACCACTGTCTTAA
- the Dedd gene encoding death effector domain-containing protein: MAGLKRRASQVWPEENGEQEHGLYSLHRMFDIVGTHLTYRDVRVLSFLFVDVIDDHERGLIRNGRDFFLALERQGRCDETNFRQVLQLLRIITRHDLLPYVTLKKRRAVCPDLVDKYLEETSIRYVTPRALSDPEPRPPQSSKTVPPHYPVVCCPTSRSQMCSKRPARGRAAVGSQRKRRKSVTPDPKEKQTCDIRLRVRAEYCQHETALQGNVFSNKQDALERQFERFNQANTILKSRDLGSIICDIKFSELTYLDAFWRDYINGSLLEALKGVFITDSLKQAVGHEAIKLLVNVDEEDYELGRQKLLRNLMLQALP, translated from the exons ATGGCGGGCCTAAAGCGGCGGGCAAGCCAGGTGTGGCCTGAGGAGAACGGTGAGCAAGAACACGGGCTCTACAGCCTCCACCGCATGTTTGACATCGTGGGCACCCACCTAACGTACAGAGATGTTCGAGtgctttccttcctgtttgttgATGTTATCGATGACCATGAACGAGGACTCATCCGAAATGGACGTGACTTCTTCTTGGCGCTAGAGCGCCAGGGCCGCTGTGATGAGACTAACTTTCGCCAGGTGCTGCAGCTGCTGCGCATCATCACTCGCCATGACTTGCTGCCCTACGTTACTCTCAAGAAGAGACGGGCTG tgTGCCCTGATCTTGTAGACAAGTATCTGGAGGAGACATCAATTCGCTATGTGACCCCCAGAGCCCTCAGTGATCCAGAACCGAGGCCTCCCCAGTCCTCTAAAACAG TGCCTCCCCACTACCCTGTGGTGTGCTGCCCCACATCGCGTTCTCAGATGTGCAGTAAGAGGCCAGCGCGAGGCAGAGCTGCAGTTGGGAGCCAGCGAAAACGCCGGAAGTCAGTGACACCAGATCCCAAGGAAAAGCAGACGTGTG ACATCAGGCTGCGAGTTCGGGCGGAGTACTGCCAGCATGAGACTGCTCTGCAAGGCAACGTCTTCTCCAATAAGCAGGACGCACTTGAGCGCCAGTTTGAGCGCTTTAACCAGGCCAACACTATCCTCAAGTCCCGGGACCTGGGCTCCATCATCTGCGACATCAAGTTCTCTGAGCTCACCTACCTCGATGCGTTCTGGCGCGACTACATCAATGGCTCCTTATTAGAGGCACTGAAAGGCGTCTTCATCACAGACTCTCTCAAGCAGGCTGTGGGCCATGAAGCCATCAAGCTGCTGGTGAACGTGGATGAGGAGGACTATGAGCTGGGCCGACAGAAACTCCTGAGGAACTTGATGCTGCAAGCATTACCCTGA